A region of Sulfurovum sp. DNA encodes the following proteins:
- a CDS encoding 50S ribosomal protein L25/general stress protein Ctc: MLEGIVRESIGKTTAKKFRRDGYLTANLYAKGVENIQAAFKRGEFVRAVRKKDSLTFPVKVGDKELNVVIQEYQLHPVHGEVVHVDLRIAVPDQVTDYLVPVVTHGIPVGLKNKGVLVMSKKRVKVRGAIESMPAKFDLDVSHLDRDESILVRDIEVPEGCRMMDRPDVAVCGVIKAK; encoded by the coding sequence ATGTTAGAAGGTATCGTTAGAGAGAGTATCGGAAAAACTACTGCAAAGAAGTTTAGAAGAGATGGTTATCTAACTGCAAATCTTTATGCCAAAGGTGTAGAGAACATTCAGGCTGCGTTTAAACGTGGTGAGTTTGTAAGGGCAGTAAGAAAAAAAGATAGCCTCACATTTCCTGTTAAAGTGGGTGATAAAGAACTCAATGTTGTTATTCAAGAGTATCAGTTACATCCTGTGCATGGTGAAGTTGTTCATGTAGATCTTAGAATTGCTGTTCCTGATCAAGTAACTGATTATCTTGTACCAGTTGTTACACATGGAATACCAGTAGGATTGAAGAACAAAGGAGTTCTTGTTATGTCTAAAAAGCGTGTTAAAGTAAGAGGAGCTATTGAAAGTATGCCTGCCAAATTTGACTTGGATGTTTCACATCTTGATAGAGATGAGTCTATTTTGGTAAGAGATATAGAAGTACCTGAAGGATGTCGCATGATGGACAGACCTGAT